The proteins below are encoded in one region of Sander lucioperca isolate FBNREF2018 chromosome 11, SLUC_FBN_1.2, whole genome shotgun sequence:
- the dbt gene encoding lipoamide acyltransferase component of branched-chain alpha-keto acid dehydrogenase complex, mitochondrial isoform X2 → MAAVTRGSFAVLRRLLTQQYRRRCFRLQSVRCDRTVQPLAFRWDRNIQMLSSRTLHIASVSRGPIVQFKLSDIGEGIMEVTVKEWYVKEGDKVSQFDSICEVQSDKASVTITSRYDGVIKRLYYDVDATALVGKPLVDIETEAGPAVIPEEDVVETPAMAREEHTHQEIKGLKTQATPAVRRLAIENNIKLSEVVGTGRDGRILKEDILNFLAKQTGAIIPPTLFQEIQTPPPAPATAARPASTAAAAKPPPATPRPVFTGKDVTEPLKGFHKAMVRTMTAALKIPHFGYCDEVDLSRLVSLRSELRSIAEARGVKLSYMPFFIKAASLGLLHFPVLNASVDEGCQNITYKASHNIGLAMDTLQGLLVPNVKNVQLLSVFDIAQELNRLQALGVAGQLGTSELSGGTFTLSNIGSIGGTYAKPVILPPEVAIGALGKIQVLPQYEHIHVL, encoded by the exons ATGGCGGCGGTGACCAGAGGCTCCTTCGCTGTTCTCAGACGGCTG CTGACTCAGCAGTACCGGCGCCGATGTTTCCGGCTGCAGAGCGTCAGATGTGACCGAACGGTGCAGCCGCTGGCGTTCAGATGGGACAGAAACATCCAGATGTTGAGCAGCAGGACGCTGCACATCGCCAGCG TGAGCCGAGGACCCATCGTCCAGTTCAAACTGTCGGACATCGGAGAGGGAATCATGGAGGTGACGGTGAAGGAGTG gtACGTGAAGGAGGGCGATAAGGTGTCCCAGTTCGACAGCATCTGTGAGGTGCAGAGCGACAAGGCGTCCGTCACCATCACCAGCCGCTACGACGGCGTCATCAAGAGGCTCTACTACGATGTAGACGCCACGGCCCTGGTCGGGAAACCGCTGGTCGACATCGAGACCGAGGCAGGCCCAG CGGTGATCCCGGAGGAGGACGTGGTGGAGACACCCGCCATGGCTCGAGAAGAACACACCCACCAGGAGATCAAAGGTCTGAAGACGCAGGCCACGCCCGCCGTCAGACGCCTCGCCATCGAGAACAAC ATTAAACTCAGCGAGGTTGTGGGGACAGGGAGAGACGGACGCATCCTGAAGGAAGACATCCTGAACTTCCTGGCGAAGCAGACGGGCGCCATCATCCCTCCGACTCTGTTCCAGGAGATCCAGACTCCGCCTCCGGCCCCGGCCACCGCTGCCCGGCCCGCAAGCACGGCGGCCGCCGCCAAACCTCCGCCCGCCACACCCAGACCCGTCTTCACCGGGAAGGACGTCACCGAGCCGCTCAAAG GTTTCCACAAAGCGATGGTGCGGACGATGACAGCAGCTCTGAAGATTCCTCACTTTGGTTACTGTGATGAGGTGGACCTGAGCCGCCTGGTGTCCCTGAGATCTGAGCTCCGCTCCATCGCCGAGGCTCGGGGGGTCAAACTCAGCTACATGCCCTTCTTCATCAAG GCTGCCTCGCTCGGCCTCCTGCACTTCCCTGTCCTCAACGCGTCGGTGGACGAAGGCTGCCAGAACATCACCTACAAG GCGTCTCATAACATAGGGCTGGCGATGGACACTCTTCAGGGCCTGCTGGTTCCCAACGTGAAGAACGTGCAGCTGCTCAGTGTGTTCGACATCGCCCAGGAGCTAAACCGTCTGCAGGCGCTCGGAGTGGCGGGGCAGCTGGGAACCAGCGAGCTGAGTGGAGGAACCTTCACGCTGTCCAACATCGGCTCC ATCGGAGGAACGTACGCCAAACCGGTCATTCTTCCTCCTGAAGTCGCCATCGGCGCTCTGGGAAAAATCCAG GTTCTCCCTCAGTATGAACATATACATGTTCTCTAG